GAATCTGTCGAATATGTGCTGGGTTTCATTGCGCGGGATGCCCTTTCCGGTATCGGCAACGCTGATTTCCACCTTGTCGCCGACTTTTTTGGCGGCAAATACTATCCGTCCGCCTTCGTTGGTGTATTTCAGCGCATTGCTGAGCAGGTTGTAGCAAATGCGTTCCACCTTATATATGTCGGCTCTCACGCTGATGTTTTCGGGTGCGTTCAGTTCTATTTTGATTTTCTTTCTTTCTGCTGAGGCTTCAAACACGTTGAGCCATTGCTGCATATATCCTGTAAGTTCGAAATCGCTGAGCGTGAGTTTCATCTTCTTGTCCTGCATCTTTCGGAAGTCAAGAATCTCATTCACGAGTCGGGTGAGCACGTTTACGTTTCTGCTCACAATCTGAAGCATATTGCGTTGCTGCTTGTTCAGGTTGTCATCTCGGATGATATTGTCGATTGGGTCGGCAATCAGCGTGAGCGGCGTGCGGAGTTCGTGGCTGATATTCGTGAAGAATTGCAGCTTGGCGTTGGTGGCTTCCTCTTCCATCTGCCGTTTCATAACGATAGTACGGTAGATGTAGACAACGATTCCGATGAGCAGAAAGGTAATGATGCCCGAGAGAACGAGATAGACTTTCTGATGGTTGTACTGTGCCAGATAGTTGTCTACCTTGCCGTGGAGGCTGGCAAGGCGTCCGCGTTCCTTGTTCAGTTCCTCGTTTTGCAGCAGAAGTACGGGGGCGTTATTCTTCGTTACGAGTGCTCCCTTGAGATAATTGTCGCGCTCAAAAGGCTTATTTTCGAGAATGTTGGCAGCCAGTTGCATAACGAGGTCGCCACGGGTAGGGTAGATGTATGAGGCGGCGAGATGCCCGTCCCTTACATTTTCCAGTCCGCCGCCGGGAACAGGAAGTGCATCGATGCCCACGTATTGAATGTTTCTGATGCCTCTTTTCTCGGCAGCCTGCAATGCACCTATGGCCATTCTGTCGTTCTGTGCAAATATGAGGTCGATGTCGGGAGTCTTGTTGAGAATGCTGTCCATCATCACTTGCCCGCGCTCTTTTAGCCAGTCAGCCGATTTGCGGTTTACGATACTGATGCCCGGATGCTTGCTGATGGCATCCATAAATCCTTTATGGCGTTCGATGGCCGGCGAAGAACCCTCCAGTCCGGCAATTTCGGCAATTTGTCCGTTTCCGTTCAGTTGTTGAACAACAAACTCTCCTATTGCTCTTCCGGCCTCAAAATTGTCGGCACCGATGAAAGCCGTGTATTTTTCCGAGTCGGTTTTCCGGTCGAACAGGATTACAGGAATGCCTTTGTCGTAGGCTTCGTCGATGGCCGACGATACGGTATGAACCTGATTGGGCGATACAATGAGCAGATCCACGCCTTCGTCTACGAACTTCTTGATCTGTTCTTTCTGCAATTTGTCGTTATCGTTGGCCGATGCAAATTTCAGGTCTATGTTTTCATACTGGTAAGTGCCCATCACAAGCTCGTCGTTGAGCTTGTCGCGCCAGATATCCTCGGAG
The Prevotella sp. HUN102 genome window above contains:
- a CDS encoding substrate-binding domain-containing protein; its protein translation is MKMKVGRLHLLYIALILLLCSCGKNERRFTVGVSQCSEDIWRDKLNDELVMGTYQYENIDLKFASANDNDKLQKEQIKKFVDEGVDLLIVSPNQVHTVSSAIDEAYDKGIPVILFDRKTDSEKYTAFIGADNFEAGRAIGEFVVQQLNGNGQIAEIAGLEGSSPAIERHKGFMDAISKHPGISIVNRKSADWLKERGQVMMDSILNKTPDIDLIFAQNDRMAIGALQAAEKRGIRNIQYVGIDALPVPGGGLENVRDGHLAASYIYPTRGDLVMQLAANILENKPFERDNYLKGALVTKNNAPVLLLQNEELNKERGRLASLHGKVDNYLAQYNHQKVYLVLSGIITFLLIGIVVYIYRTIVMKRQMEEEATNAKLQFFTNISHELRTPLTLIADPIDNIIRDDNLNKQQRNMLQIVSRNVNVLTRLVNEILDFRKMQDKKMKLTLSDFELTGYMQQWLNVFEASAERKKIKIELNAPENISVRADIYKVERICYNLLSNALKYTNEGGRIVFAAKKVGDKVEISVADTGKGIPRNETQHIFDRFYQVKGGSKGGTGIGLAIVKAFSELQGGKARVESEEGKGANFIITLPQTVAGDNIVDVQEAYTLNEKAIEDNAATNISTEIMTDKITTTDKGEKPSLLVIDDNADIRAYVMTLLGDKYNILQAADGNEGLKKAIREVPDIIVCDVMMPVMDGLEFCQRVKNDALTSHIPVILLTAKTLEEHRAAGYEFGADAYLTKPFNGDVLKARVKNLLDNRKLMKIAFGSDASQQEETTAPKSAESQFVDKFRKVIQDNLGNSDLNVDRISADMGISRAQLYRKIKSLTGTSPVDIIREARLKRADRLLETTDKSISEIAYEVGFSSPSYFTKCYREHFGRTPNEKNPRQ